The following proteins are encoded in a genomic region of Pyrus communis chromosome 11, drPyrComm1.1, whole genome shotgun sequence:
- the LOC137707635 gene encoding vacuolar cation/proton exchanger 5-like, with protein sequence MDSDNRYNNNNNNNNNNDNNGRNNDAATIKINSHAEMGSTQPKSVFEFEDQSLVGGEKHSLDEAPLRDLYSGGANDCCPHVMNSVVDSIRIVVFSAQINLLMPFGPLAIVVDKLTGHHGWVFLLSLLGIIPLAERLGYATEQLACYTGPTVGGLLNATFGNATELIISIYALKRGMIRVVQQSLLGSILSNMLLVLGCAFFAGGLVHSQREQVFNKATSGVNSGLLLMAVMGLLFPAVLHSTRTELHYGKSELSLSRFTSCIMLVAYASYLFFQLRSQQNLYIPVDQSENHTEENSDDEEAPEISKWESIIWLSILTVVISVLSEYLVNAIEGASVAMSIPVAFISVILLPIVGNAAEHAGAIMFAMKDKLDITLGVAIGSSTQISMFGIPFCVVVGWFMGCPMDLDFQLFETATLFITVLVVAFMLQGTSNYFKGLMLILCYIIVAASFFVHRDPKVQRTDDDRLQLMGLRQLSLLDTMKNGPTVFNPLPDCFATWRVFLRWLPRAVSFNDFRGWFRKYLVGKLLKCIFSATDLCDELLKSCGEGNLDTHLDFLCSLNNHLECNFGALDVDLHASFIHLCTTRREFRPGWDLGDWLAKTRMVKLCFQSQENHFDDHPQLLIPQLHPINPAVHSTCLPLVILAIGVTRTIIRLLEKYANLKWHTDGNFRQEEEAFAVLIRGYITDHLKNMAESLSLNFQMLISMVLSLAVGAEQIGCSSFSPNLVEIENLYWMIILPKLQPPNETEHPKLMDNALKIFIAIWNATLETMILQFCLTLPQFLGAESIVVYSIAINDLD encoded by the exons ATGGATTCTGATAACcgttacaacaacaacaacaacaacaacaacaacaacgacAACAATGGTAGGAACAACGATGCAGCTACAATAAAAATCAATTCCCATGCTGAG ATGGGATCAACACAGCCCAAATCAGTGTTTGAGTTCGAGGATCAGAGCCTAGTTGGGGGTGAGAAACATTCATTGGATGAGGCTCCCCTCAGGGATCTTTATTCTGGCGGTGCAAATGACTGTTGTCCCCATGTCATGAATAGTGTGGTCGATAGCATCAGGATTGTAGTTTTCTCTGCCCAAATTAATTTGCTCATGCCTTTTGGCCCTTTAGCAATCGTGGTTGATAAATTAACCGGCCATCAT GGTTGGGTCTTTCTTTTAAGCTTGTTGGGAATCATACCTTTGGCTGAGCGATTAGGATATGCAACGGA GCAACTGGCTTGCTATACTGGACCAACAG TTGGAGGTCTTTTAAATGCCACCTTTGGAAACGCAACAGAATTGATAATATCAATTTATGCTCTGAAAAGAGGCATGATTCGTGTTGTTCAACAATCCTTACTAGGCTCAATCCTATCGAACATGTTGCTTGTGCTTGGATGCGCATTCTTTGCTGGTGGACTTGTGCATTCACAGAGGGAGCAAGTGTTCAACAAG GCAACTTCTGGAGTGAACTCTGGATTGCTATTGATGGCGGTCATGGGTCTGCTCTTTCCAGCAGTACTGCACTCTACTCGGACAGAGTTGCACTATGGGAAGTCTGAGTTATCTCTTTCGAGATTCACTAGCTGCATTATGCTCGTCGCCTATGCTTCATATCTATTTTTTCAATTGAGAAGCCAACAGAATTTATATATTCCAGTTGATCAG TCAGAGAATCACACCGAAGAAAATTCAGATGATGAAGAGGCTCCTGAGATCTCTAAGTGGGAATCCATAATATGGCTATCAATTCTAACCGTGGTGATTTCAGTCCTCTCAGAATATTTAGTTAATGCTATAGAG ggtGCATCTGTTGCAATGAGCATCCCAGTTGCGTTTATTAGTGTTATTTTGCTCCCAATTGTTGGGAACGCAGCAGAGCATGCTGGTGCTATTATGTTCGCCATGAAAGACAAGCTT GATATAACTTTAGGAGTGGCAATTGGCTCATCAACCCAGATATCTATGTTTGGA ATTCCGTTTTGTGTGGTGGTTGGGTGGTTCATGGGGTGCCCTATGGACTTAGATTTCCAATTGTTTGAGACAGCGACACTTTTCATAACTGTTCTGGTGGTAGCCTTCATGCTGCAG GGAACATCTAATTACTTCAAAGGACTGATGCTCATTCTTTGCTACATTATCGTTGCTGCGAGCTTCTTTGTACATAGAGATCCTAAAGTTCAAAGGACTGATG ATGACAGGTTGCAGCTTATGGGCCTTCGTCAGCTGTCCTTGCTTGATACCATGAAAAATGGACCTACGGTGTTTAATCCCTTGCCTGATTGTTTTGCAACTTGGAGGGTTTTCCTTCGTTGGCTCCCACGTGCTGTTTCTTTTAATGATTTCCGTGGGTGGTTTCGTAAGTATCTTGTGGGAAAATTACTTAAATGTATTTTCAGTGCAACTGACCTGTGTGATGAATTGTTGAAGAGCTGTGGTGAGGGCAATCTGGACACTCATTTGGATTTCTTATGTTCTCTCAATAATCACCTGGAATGCAATTTTGGTGCCTTGGATGTTGATCTACATGCTTCATTCATTCACCTATGCACTACTAGGCGTGAATTTCGGCCGGGATGGGATCTGGGAGATTGGTTAGCTAAAACACGAATGGTGAAGCTCTGTTTCCAGTCCCAGGAGAACCATTTTGACGACCACCCTCAATTATTAATCCCACAGCTGCACCCCATCAATCCTGCAGTGCATTCTACTTGTCTACCACTAGTGATACTTGCCATAGGTGTTACTAGAACCATTATCAGGCTTTTGGAAAAATATGCCAACTTGAAATGGCATACTGATGGGAATTTTAGACAAGAAGAGGAAGCATTTGCAGTTCTTATCCGTGGATACATAACTGATCATCtcaaaaacatggcagaatcactttctcttaattttcaaatgttgaTTTCTATGGTTCTTTCTCTAGCAGTGGGTGCTGAGCAGATTGGTTGctcttctttttctcctaaTCTTGTTGAGATTGAGAACTTGTATTGGATGATCATTCTTCCAAAGTTGCAGCCTCCAAATGAGACTGAGCATCCTAAGCTCATGGATAAtgcattgaaaattttcatagcAATCTGGAATGCTACACTGGAAACTATGATATTACAGTTTTGTCTAACTTTGCCTCAATTCTTGGGTGCCGAGTCAATAGTTGTTTATTCAATTGCTATCAATGACCTTGACTAG
- the LOC137707533 gene encoding glucose-1-phosphate adenylyltransferase small subunit, chloroplastic/amyloplastic — MASSSMAASGVLTSRLSVLPNSKQTQNISRLSFSGSHLSGTKIPAPSTCMRKCPTHRVPPLVVSPKAVSDSKNSQTCLDPDASRSVLGIILGGGAGTRLYPLTKKRAKPAVPLGANYRLIDIPVSNCLNSNVSKIYVLTQFNSASLNRHLSRAYATNMGGYKNEGFVEVLAAQQSPENPNWFQGTADAVRQYLWLFEEHNVLEFLVLAGDHLYRMDYERFIQAHRETDADITVAALPMDEKRATAFGLMKIDEEGRIIEFAEKPKGEQLKAMKVDTTILGLDDERAKEMPYIASMGIYVVSKNVMLDLLRDKFPGANDFGSEVIPGATSIGLRVQAYLYDGYWEDIGTIEAFYNANLGITKKPVPDFSFYDRSSPIYTQPRYLPPSKMLDADVTDSVIGEGCVIKNCKIHHSVVGLRSCIAEGAVIEDTLLMGADYYETDADRRFLSAKGSVPIGIGKNSHVRRAIIDKNARIGENVKIINSDNVQEAARETDGYFIKSGIVTVIKDALIPSGTVI; from the exons ATGGCGTCCTCTTCAATGGCAGCGAGCGGAGTGCTCACGTCGCGATTGTCGGTGTTGCCGAACTCGAAGCAAACCCAGAACATCAGCCGCCTCTCCTTCAGCGGCTCTCATCTCTCCGGGACCAAAATCCCCGCCCCCAGCACCTGTATGAGGAAATGCCCAACTCACAGAGTCCCGCCGCTGGTTGTCTCTCCGAAGGCTGTTTCCGATTCCAAGAACTCCCAGACGTGTCTTGATCCCGATGCCAGCCGG AGTGTGTTGGGGATTATCCTGGGTGGGGGAGCTGGGACGAGGCTTTACCCATTGACCAAGAAGCGTGCGAAGCCTGCTGTTCCATTGGGAGCAAACTACAGGCTGATCGATATCCCAGTCAGTAATTGCCTCAACAGCAACGTGTCCAAGATCTATGTGCTGACCCAGTTCAATTCCGCTTCGCTCAATCGCCATCTTTCTCGTGCTTATGCTACTAATATGGGTGGCTACAAAAATGAAGGCTTTGTTGAGGTTCTTGCTGCCCAGCAGAGCCCTGAGAATCCCAATTGGTTTCAG GGTACTGCGGATGCCGTGAGACAGTACTTGTGGTTGTTTGAGGAGCACAATGTGTTGGAATTTTTGGTTCTTGCTGGGGATCATTTGTATAGGATGGACTATGAGAGGTTTATTCAGGCGCATAGAGAAACTGATGCAGACATCACTGTGGCTGCTCTGCCCATGGATGAGAAGCGCGCTACCGCCTTTGGTTTGATGAAGATTGATGAAGAGGGAAGGATTATTGAGTTTGCTGAGAAACCAAAAGGGGAGCAACTCAAAGCTATGAAG GTTGATACAACTATCCTGGGTCTTGATGATGAGAGAGCTAAAGAGATGCCTTATATTGCCAGCATGGGTATATATGTTGTGAGCAAAAATGTCATGTTAGATCTACTTCGAGACAAGTTTCCTGGTGCAAATGATTTCGGGAGTGAAGTTATTCCAGGCGCAACTTCCATTGGTTTGAGA GTTCAAGCTTATTTGTATGATGGCTACTGGGAAGATATTGGTACCATTGAGGCTTTCTACAATGCAAACTTGGGGATAACAAAAAAACCAGTTCCAGATTTCAG CTTTTATGATCGTTCATCCCCTATCTACACCCAACCTCGGTATTTACCTCCATCGAAAATGCTTGATGCTGATGTCACAGATAGTGTTATTGGCGAGGGATGTGTAATAAAG AACTGTAAAATTCACCATTCAGTCGTTGGACTTCGGTCTTGCATAGCAGAGGGTGCTGTCATTGAAGACACATTACTGATGGGAGCTGACTACTATGAG ACTGATGCTGACAGGAGGTTCCTTTCTGCGAAGGGCAGCGTTCCAATTGGTATTGGCAAGAATTCCCACGTTAGGAGAGCTATAATTGATAAGAATGCGCGAATTGGAGAGAATGTTAAG ATTATCAATAGCGACAATGTGCAAGAAGCAGCAAGAGAAACAGACGGATATTTCATAAAGAGCGGGATTGTCACAGTGATCAAGGATGCCTTGATTCCTAGTGGAACAGTAATCTAG
- the LOC137707634 gene encoding uncharacterized protein — protein MHSLSRSIRGQSLYDPPPFAEKITDDPVTTKTAQSTVTCVYLANIATFWRKVTIIWCKNLMNHSLSIRIDSLDGGFHYTRKGRKKIKVGSKVVCLLRDSEGFGDAISATFRPSPSNYTVEESFELSLELHGIQNCKASGILRHFLDPQGQYEVSVLLMEYYELPILACGINEVLAQLAGRNSSSVSTVVAPFFLESSKLKGESKSATKFESKCSLYGIEIGSETAISKAMATKTQKPPPSLQIHHEHLACFLQFVRILKLPTYVLIRQIGQHISDKEEFQVYSFFITLSNATVNIQFT, from the exons ATGCACTCTTTGAGTCGATCAATACGAGGTCAATCATTATATGACCCTCCACCATTTGCAGAGAAGATCACAGACGACCCTGTGACAACGAAAACCGCACAAAGCACGGTGACTTGCGTCTACCTTGCAAATATTGCGACATTTTGGCGGAAGGTGACGATCATATGGTGTAAGAACCTCATGAACCATTCCCTCAGCATTCGGATTGATAGCTTAGACGGCGGTTTTCATTATAC AAGGAAGGGCAGAAAGAAAATCAAGGTTGGTTCGAAGGTAGTGTGTCTGCTGAGAGACTCAGAGGGCTTCGGCGATGCCATCTCAGCTACTTTCCGCCCAAGTCCAAGCAATTATACTGT AGAAGAAAGTTTCGAGCTTTCTTTGGAGCTCCATGGAATCCAAAATTGCAAAGCTTCTGGAATCCTTCGCCACTTCCTCGATCCCCAGGGCCAATATGAG gTGTCTGTGCTGCTTATGGAATACTATGAACTGCCAATACTAGCCTGCGGTATTAATGAAGTTCTAGCACAATTAGCAGGGCGGAATTCATCCTCAGTTTCTACAGTCGTTGCCCCGTTTTTCCTAGAGTCATCCAAGCTAAAGGGGGAAAGTAAATCTGCAACAAAATTTGAAAGCAAATGTTCACTTTATGGTATAGAGATTGGTTCAGAAACAGCCATAAGCAAGGCTATGGCAACCAAAACCCAGAAGCCACCGCCAtccttgcagattcatcatGAACATTTGGCTTGCTTTCTTCAGTTTGTCCGTATTTTGAAGTTGCCAACATATGTTCTTATCAGGCAAATAGGTCAACACATTTCTGATAAAGAAGAGTTTCAGGTATACAgcttttttattactttatctAATGCAACTGTCAACATTCAGTTTACCTAG
- the LOC137707795 gene encoding ankyrin repeat-containing protein NPR4-like: protein MSNSGIKRIYEMKIVHVNSLAFLKLVCEEINKDLEMLQMSYPTANYAIFDAVRNGNVEFITHICKANPVLLWARNGEGRGIFAFAIECRQEKIYNLLYGISAKERVMQLGDSKRNTKLHMVGLLSPSAQAQLNRIPGAALQMQRELQWYKEVEDMIPLRYLEWRNDDEFLTPRELFTKSHSGLLKEGEKWMKETATSYTVVGALIITIMFAAIITIPGGNKDTGFPAFIDEKLFMLFMISDAISLFSSTTATLTFLGILTSRYAEDDFLKSLPTQMIIGLATLFFAIATMMIAFSAALLIIVRGHSWIVIPTILLSSVPITLFAWMQFPLLVRITISTYGKGIFNRNVERWL from the exons atgtcGAACTCAGGAATCAAACGCATATATGAAATGAAGATTGTCCACGTCAACTCACTTGCATTTTTGAAGCTCGTGTGCGAAGAGATAAATAAAGATTTGGAAATGCTTCAAATGAGTTATCCCACTGCGAATTATGCAATCTTCGACGCTGTTAGGAATGGGAATGTGGAGTTTATTACTCATATATGTAAAGCAAATCCTGTACTTCTGTGGGCAAGAAATGGTGAGGGAAGGGGCATATTTGCCTTTGCCATCGAATGTCGTCAAGAAAAGATTTATAACCTTCTATATGGGATCTCTGCGAAAGAGCGGGTGATGCAGCTTGGCGATAGCAAACGTAATACCAAGCTACACATGGTTGGGCTGTTGTCCCCATCTGCACAAGCACAACTTAATCGTATTCCAGGGGCAGCATTGCAAATGCAGCGTGAACTGCAATGGTACAAG GAAGTAGAGGATATGATACCTCTTAGGTATCTTGAGTGGAGGAACGATGATGAATTTTTGACACCAAGGGAACTATTCACAAAGAGTCACAGTGGATTGCTAAAGGAAGGAGAAAAATGGATGAAAGAGACAGCAACTTCTTACACTGTTGTAGGTGCTCTTATTATTACCATCATGTTTGCTGCAATAATCACAATTCCTGGAGGAAACAAAGATACCGGCTTTCCCGCATTCATCGATGAAaaattgtttatgttatttatGATTTCAGATGCTAtatcactcttttcttccacaaCTGCTACGCTGACGTTTCTCGGAATTCTCACGTCACGTTACGCAGAAGATGATTTCCTAAAGTCCTTACCCACACAGATGATAATTGGTCTTGCCACTCTTTTCTTCGCTATTGCAACCATGATGATTGCGTTTTCTGCTGCCCTTCTAATTATAGTTCGTGGACATTCTTGGATTGTGATTCCAACCATACTTCTTTCAAGTGTTCCAATCACTTTATTTGCTTGGATGCAATTCCCCCTCCTAGTTAGAATTACCATTTCTACTTACGGGAAAGGAATATTTAATAGGAATGTGGAACGTTGGTTGTAA